Proteins found in one Mucilaginibacter gracilis genomic segment:
- a CDS encoding YtxH domain-containing protein — protein MELFISFLSATRTKLTPVGYIDMKNPFEKDDHTGLIVGIAIGVTAGITLGWLFLTKKGAEYREQITNRFKEVISDDAAELISEKTIIPKKGAKVATDIVVK, from the coding sequence GTGGAGTTATTCATTTCTTTTTTAAGCGCCACCCGAACAAAGCTTACGCCAGTTGGTTATATTGATATGAAAAATCCATTTGAAAAAGATGACCATACAGGGTTGATTGTTGGTATCGCTATTGGTGTGACGGCTGGTATTACTTTAGGTTGGCTGTTCCTGACAAAAAAAGGTGCCGAATATAGGGAACAGATTACAAACAGGTTTAAAGAAGTCATCAGCGACGATGCGGCTGAGTTGATCAGTGAAAAAACCATTATCCCGAAAAAGGGGGCCAAAGTAGCTACGGATATAGTGGTGAAATAA
- a CDS encoding DUF2490 domain-containing protein: protein MKKRLLLACLTLLSATLYAQNKEYTHGVFWGRLILADTINSKFKWELYLQKRTQSAGTGNVFAEPHFLSVWPWLNYKLNSNTKISVSPVGYFVSEVFFNSVDDVKPGVKEWRSSIRLENEQKLSWFNYSNRYSVEYRLRDLAYNGNYQPNWRVRYQAKIEKPLRNVFSKDKPLSVFVSEEVFIQFGKAVASNPNIFDQNRVNIGAGYEIFKNIRFSASYLNIIQERVSGKEIDNANALWVVLDFENVFSQFKKRKIRQ, encoded by the coding sequence TTGAAAAAACGCCTACTACTCGCTTGCCTGACGCTCCTTAGTGCCACCCTATACGCCCAAAATAAAGAATATACCCACGGTGTATTTTGGGGACGATTGATCCTGGCAGATACCATCAACAGTAAATTCAAATGGGAACTTTACCTGCAAAAAAGAACGCAGTCCGCGGGAACCGGAAATGTATTTGCAGAGCCGCACTTTCTGAGTGTCTGGCCCTGGCTGAATTACAAGCTTAATAGTAATACGAAAATATCGGTATCGCCGGTTGGTTATTTTGTTTCGGAAGTTTTTTTTAACAGTGTAGATGATGTAAAACCGGGCGTAAAAGAGTGGCGTTCCAGCATCCGTCTGGAAAATGAGCAAAAGTTGAGCTGGTTCAATTATTCCAACCGTTATAGTGTCGAATACCGGCTGCGGGATCTGGCTTACAACGGAAATTATCAGCCGAATTGGCGGGTTCGCTACCAGGCTAAGATAGAAAAGCCATTGCGGAATGTATTTTCAAAAGACAAACCGTTATCAGTATTTGTTTCTGAGGAGGTTTTTATACAGTTCGGTAAAGCCGTTGCGAGCAACCCCAATATATTCGACCAGAACCGGGTCAACATTGGTGCCGGATATGAGATCTTCAAGAATATTAGGTTCAGCGCCAGCTACCTTAATATTATCCAGGAACGGGTTTCCGGCAAAGAGATTGATAACGCGAATGCGTTATGGGTCGTGCTGGATTTCGAGAATGTATTCTCACAATTTAAAAAACGCAAAATACGTCAATAG
- a CDS encoding type IV secretory system conjugative DNA transfer family protein, whose product MIWFLKKYRNGEFCTLPHAIELIQTDYDDLFTLLRLEKEIEVLINPFLTAYLNDVMEQLEGQIASAKIALARLSSPQLYYVLSGNDFSLDINNPEHPKVICMGNNPQKILTYGAVLSLYTNRMFKVINQKNKLKSILFFDEFPTLTTDVVPTISTGRGNKVATFLGIQDISQLRKEYGKEQADVIINTVGNMISGQVTGDSARQLSERIGKIMQDRESLSINSGDTSISKSKQLDSAVPASTIAALSSGEFVGSVADTPQQKIALKAFHAEIINDFDAIQKEEAAYKPIPVIKPVDNAIVQRHYMQIRQDVRDIIESETNRLMNDPALAHLIIKKSK is encoded by the coding sequence GTGATCTGGTTTCTCAAAAAATACCGTAACGGTGAGTTTTGTACACTGCCCCATGCCATTGAATTGATCCAGACGGATTATGATGACCTGTTTACTTTATTGCGACTGGAAAAAGAAATAGAAGTGCTCATCAATCCTTTTCTCACGGCCTACCTGAACGACGTGATGGAACAACTGGAGGGGCAGATCGCCAGCGCCAAGATCGCCTTAGCCAGGCTTTCATCGCCGCAATTGTATTATGTGTTAAGCGGAAACGATTTCAGCCTTGATATTAATAACCCCGAGCATCCTAAAGTGATTTGCATGGGCAATAATCCTCAAAAGATATTGACCTACGGCGCGGTACTTTCCCTTTATACCAACCGGATGTTCAAGGTGATCAATCAAAAGAACAAGCTGAAAAGCATCTTATTTTTTGATGAATTTCCGACCTTAACCACCGATGTGGTACCTACGATCTCGACGGGCCGAGGGAATAAAGTGGCCACCTTCCTGGGTATCCAGGACATCAGCCAGTTGCGTAAAGAATACGGCAAGGAACAGGCGGATGTGATCATCAACACCGTAGGTAATATGATATCGGGACAGGTAACGGGCGACAGCGCCAGGCAATTGAGTGAACGAATTGGTAAGATCATGCAGGACAGGGAAAGCCTGAGCATCAACAGTGGCGATACGTCCATCAGTAAAAGTAAACAGCTGGATTCAGCTGTACCGGCTTCGACAATTGCTGCATTATCGAGCGGTGAGTTTGTTGGCTCCGTGGCAGATACGCCGCAGCAAAAGATCGCCCTTAAAGCTTTTCATGCCGAGATCATCAATGACTTTGATGCTATTCAAAAAGAAGAGGCTGCCTACAAACCGATACCGGTAATTAAGCCGGTTGATAATGCCATAGTTCAAAGACATTATATGCAGATCAGGCAGGATGTTCGGGATATCATCGAATCGGAAACGAACAGGTTGATGAACGACCCGGCCCTGGCGCACCTCATCATTAAGAAAAGCAAATAA
- a CDS encoding DUF892 family protein, producing the protein MENQLRSAPKDLTQEELKGFFISHLNRIYCAKSQLIDKLPALVKNSHFLDLKQAIEETIEVVGNQIRRMKEIYIRLDAHYESESCIGLVGILDEAFQSIGKPGDSTGVRDLSILFYMQNIESIEMASFKMMMLVAAQLEQPDIAQLLLECYDEAREDKILFKEITKNYF; encoded by the coding sequence ATGGAAAACCAGTTACGCAGCGCGCCAAAAGATCTGACGCAAGAAGAGCTTAAAGGCTTTTTTATCAGTCACCTGAACCGGATCTATTGCGCTAAAAGCCAGTTGATCGACAAGCTGCCTGCTCTTGTTAAAAATTCACATTTCCTTGACCTAAAACAGGCAATCGAAGAAACGATCGAAGTGGTCGGTAATCAGATCAGGCGGATGAAAGAAATTTATATCCGGCTGGATGCACATTACGAATCTGAAAGTTGTATCGGGCTGGTGGGCATTCTGGATGAAGCTTTTCAATCGATCGGCAAGCCGGGCGACAGCACAGGTGTCCGTGATCTTTCCATCTTATTTTACATGCAAAACATCGAGAGTATAGAGATGGCTTCTTTTAAGATGATGATGCTCGTCGCGGCGCAGCTTGAACAGCCGGATATCGCCCAATTGTTACTGGAATGTTATGATGAAGCGAGGGAGGATAAAATACTGTTTAAAGAAATCACTAAAAATTATTTTTGA
- the metI gene encoding methionine ABC transporter permease MetI produces the protein MSEEMLIMILKGLLETIIMTFVSGFFGFLLGLPTGVLLFMTRKGQVSENRLINGTVSILVNIFRSIPFIILIVWMIPFTRALVGTSIGVSAALVPLSIGAAPFIARMVENSLIEIPNGLIEAARSMGATPLQIVFKVLLPEALPAIIGSASITLITLVGYSAMGGAVGAGGLGQIGYQYGYVGYDVVVMNTVLVLLVLLVFIIQVTGEFIAKKADHRK, from the coding sequence ATGTCTGAAGAGATGCTGATCATGATCTTAAAAGGCTTGCTGGAAACGATCATCATGACATTTGTGTCGGGTTTTTTCGGCTTCCTGTTAGGACTACCTACCGGCGTGCTGCTGTTTATGACCAGGAAAGGTCAGGTTTCCGAAAATAGATTGATTAACGGGACCGTTTCGATATTGGTCAATATATTCCGTTCTATACCTTTTATCATCCTGATCGTATGGATGATACCATTTACCAGGGCTCTCGTTGGCACCTCTATCGGTGTTTCGGCAGCATTGGTTCCTTTGAGCATCGGCGCCGCACCCTTTATTGCCCGCATGGTGGAAAATAGCCTGATCGAGATCCCGAATGGTTTGATCGAAGCGGCACGGTCCATGGGCGCGACACCCCTGCAGATCGTTTTCAAAGTTCTGCTACCCGAAGCCTTGCCGGCCATCATTGGAAGTGCTTCGATCACACTGATTACCTTAGTGGGCTATTCCGCTATGGGTGGAGCTGTTGGGGCTGGTGGTCTGGGTCAGATCGGTTACCAGTACGGTTACGTGGGCTACGATGTCGTTGTCATGAATACAGTACTTGTTTTATTAGTTTTACTTGTTTTTATCATCCAGGTAACCGGTGAGTTTATTGCAAAAAAAGCAGACCACCGTAAATAA
- the metN gene encoding methionine ABC transporter ATP-binding protein MetN: MIELKNVTKTFFKKNSAVSALSNVSLVVPEGKILGVIGASGAGKSTLIRCVNLLEKPTSGDVLIGGLNLTRLGSAELAKARREIGMIFQHFNLLSSRTVAGNVALPLELSSTPKEDIKKRVAELLELVGLSEKANEYPSNLSGGQKQRVAIARTLATNPKVLLCDEATSALDPSTTRAILDLLKDINKRFRITILLITHEMNVVKAICDEVAVISEGKLVERGKVSDVFSYPETEIAKQFIASSLHAALPADYRERLSPVPAGLNHPVVKLEFNGHSAEATVLSEASRKFNVDNNIISAQMDHTGGVKYGIMLIEVAGPDADTQNSLEYYRSKHIEVEVLGYV; the protein is encoded by the coding sequence GGTGGTTCCCGAAGGTAAAATATTGGGCGTGATCGGCGCTTCGGGTGCCGGGAAAAGCACGCTGATTCGCTGTGTTAACCTGTTAGAAAAGCCGACATCGGGCGATGTATTGATCGGCGGATTAAATTTAACGAGGCTCGGTTCCGCTGAACTTGCCAAAGCAAGGCGTGAGATCGGCATGATCTTCCAGCATTTTAACCTCTTATCTTCCCGTACGGTAGCAGGTAATGTGGCCCTGCCATTGGAACTGAGTAGCACACCGAAAGAAGACATCAAAAAGAGGGTTGCTGAGTTACTTGAGCTTGTTGGCCTTTCCGAAAAAGCGAACGAGTATCCCTCGAATTTATCCGGTGGGCAAAAGCAAAGGGTAGCGATTGCAAGAACGTTAGCCACCAACCCCAAGGTATTATTGTGCGACGAGGCGACCAGTGCACTGGACCCATCAACGACGCGCGCGATCCTTGACCTGTTAAAAGACATTAACAAGCGTTTCCGGATCACCATCCTGCTCATCACCCACGAAATGAATGTGGTTAAAGCGATATGCGACGAAGTGGCGGTGATCAGTGAAGGAAAACTGGTTGAACGTGGCAAGGTGAGTGACGTTTTTTCTTACCCGGAAACAGAGATCGCCAAACAGTTTATCGCATCGTCATTACATGCCGCGCTGCCCGCAGATTACAGAGAACGGCTATCACCTGTGCCCGCCGGCCTGAATCACCCGGTGGTTAAGCTGGAGTTCAACGGCCACTCCGCCGAGGCGACCGTCCTGTCAGAAGCCAGCAGAAAATTTAACGTGGATAATAACATCATCAGCGCGCAAATGGACCATACAGGAGGCGTAAAATATGGCATTATGCTCATAGAAGTTGCAGGTCCTGATGCCGACACACAAAACTCACTGGAATATTACCGGAGCAAACACATTGAAGTGGAGGTATTGGGCTATGTCTGA
- a CDS encoding YceI family protein, producing the protein MNNKRYATYLILIIALFFFGCGGPVTGENETNTLASSISLHVGDKKYFMIYTKESVITWEGSSVHGKHDGYANISKGELMIENGQLTGGTVEIDMNTIEDKNYGRNNKLIKHLKDPDFFDVKRFPFSTIVITKVESIDGEHKKVTGNLTIKGITHPVTFSAIMEIKGGIVKANGKLVIDRTLWDVRYKSGKFFDNLKDQAISDSIEFQIKILAKK; encoded by the coding sequence ATGAACAACAAGCGATATGCCACCTATTTAATTTTAATTATTGCCCTTTTTTTCTTCGGTTGCGGTGGACCTGTAACGGGGGAAAATGAAACCAATACATTGGCAAGCTCCATATCCTTACATGTTGGGGATAAAAAATATTTTATGATATATACGAAGGAAAGTGTCATAACCTGGGAAGGTTCTAGTGTTCATGGGAAGCATGACGGGTACGCCAATATATCAAAAGGAGAATTAATGATCGAAAACGGTCAACTTACGGGAGGTACGGTTGAAATTGACATGAACACAATTGAAGATAAAAACTACGGAAGGAATAATAAACTTATTAAACACTTAAAAGATCCTGATTTTTTTGATGTTAAAAGATTCCCTTTTTCTACAATCGTAATTACTAAGGTTGAATCGATAGATGGTGAGCATAAAAAAGTTACCGGGAACCTAACGATCAAGGGTATCACACACCCGGTTACTTTTTCGGCGATAATGGAAATTAAGGGCGGAATTGTCAAAGCCAATGGTAAGCTGGTTATTGATCGAACATTATGGGATGTCCGGTATAAATCAGGAAAGTTCTTTGATAATTTAAAGGATCAAGCTATTTCGGATTCCATTGAATTTCAGATTAAGATCTTGGCAAAGAAATAA
- a CDS encoding metallophosphoesterase family protein has product MEADTPGKKVVVTHHVPTFKNYPPEYKGDYLNEAFATILDDLISDTTPDYWIYGHHHQNIPEFKIGHTKLLTNQLGYVQRNEHLLYHADKCIEL; this is encoded by the coding sequence TTGGAAGCAGATACACCGGGCAAAAAAGTAGTGGTCACGCATCATGTTCCTACTTTTAAGAACTACCCGCCTGAATATAAGGGAGACTACCTGAACGAGGCTTTTGCAACGATATTGGATGATTTGATTTCAGATACCACGCCGGATTATTGGATTTACGGGCATCATCACCAAAATATTCCTGAGTTTAAAATAGGTCATACAAAATTGCTAACCAATCAGCTTGGCTATGTTCAGCGCAACGAGCATTTACTCTATCATGCCGATAAATGCATTGAACTTTAG
- a CDS encoding NYN domain-containing protein, translated as MEKKNDKIAVLVDGDNAQAKLLKEILEEVSKYGKVTIRRIYGDWTEKGMNSWKDLLNEMSFTPIQKFSYTSGKNSTDGALIIDAMDILHDNVVDGFCIVSSDLVSQKIP; from the coding sequence TTGGAAAAAAAGAATGATAAGATTGCCGTGTTAGTAGACGGTGATAACGCTCAGGCAAAGTTACTTAAGGAAATATTAGAGGAAGTTTCTAAATATGGCAAAGTAACAATCAGAAGAATCTACGGTGACTGGACTGAAAAAGGCATGAATAGTTGGAAAGACTTACTTAATGAAATGTCCTTTACACCAATACAAAAATTTTCCTATACCTCCGGTAAAAATTCTACAGATGGAGCCTTGATTATTGACGCCATGGATATTCTCCATGACAATGTAGTTGATGGATTTTGTATTGTTTCAAGTGATCTGGTTTCTCAAAAAATACCGTAA
- a CDS encoding S41 family peptidase, which translates to MLTLMLIAKAFWGNCQNTPLNYSPKELKEDYGILRKALETTYSSLYRFTDSLIMSQYLDDNLKSLAQPESETDFYKLITKTCAKVNDEHLIPTPSKAYYRSLENKHHYFPFCLKIIDRRFYVLKTVASGSAIPAGSEILSINGKTVEEMLDILLPTIPSDGYIQTFNTRHLEDYSMTEEENLFDLNYPIFIGDTTAYRLEYIDVADRSKKKIATVAGLDHGSYMKFFYGRNKLEAPLAFKYLEKNIAYLRISSFLKWHRTRFKQDFAVLYDSVFTTLKVRHTENLILDLRNNEGGDGTGEKLLTYLLTRPYQHFESTEVKFKGYAPVAEYLENGKDLFFADSLVGKTTNGLYSLKKADMPSLGEQPLNVNHYTGKLFVLINGASGSMAAVVAAFLKGNGRAIFIGEESGGTMEGNTSHQSARLVLPNTKIRVTIPLIKTSNAVAYTKGRGVEPDYQVTPKINDILIGIDTELNFARALISSKR; encoded by the coding sequence ATGTTGACGCTCATGCTGATCGCAAAAGCTTTTTGGGGCAATTGTCAAAATACCCCCTTGAATTATAGTCCAAAAGAGTTAAAGGAGGACTACGGCATCCTCAGAAAAGCTTTAGAAACTACCTATTCAAGTCTTTACCGGTTTACGGACAGTTTGATCATGAGCCAATATTTAGATGATAATTTAAAATCGCTAGCACAACCTGAGTCTGAAACTGACTTTTATAAACTCATCACTAAGACCTGCGCTAAAGTGAATGATGAGCATTTGATCCCGACACCATCGAAAGCCTATTACCGGTCATTAGAAAACAAGCATCATTATTTCCCTTTCTGTTTAAAGATCATTGACCGGAGGTTTTACGTGCTCAAAACGGTAGCATCCGGCAGTGCCATCCCGGCCGGATCGGAAATTCTATCTATCAACGGAAAGACAGTTGAAGAAATGCTGGATATCTTATTGCCCACCATCCCATCGGACGGGTACATTCAAACCTTTAATACCCGTCACCTGGAAGACTATAGTATGACGGAAGAAGAAAACCTTTTTGATCTGAATTACCCGATCTTTATAGGAGATACGACCGCCTATCGCCTGGAATATATCGACGTAGCTGACCGGTCAAAAAAGAAGATCGCAACGGTCGCGGGTCTCGATCATGGATCCTATATGAAATTTTTCTACGGCAGAAACAAATTGGAGGCACCATTAGCCTTTAAATACCTTGAAAAGAATATTGCTTATTTGCGTATTTCCTCTTTTCTGAAATGGCACCGGACACGCTTTAAACAGGACTTTGCTGTTTTATACGATAGTGTTTTTACCACCTTAAAGGTAAGGCATACGGAAAATTTGATCCTTGACCTGAGAAATAACGAGGGCGGCGACGGGACGGGTGAAAAACTGCTGACTTATCTATTGACAAGGCCGTATCAGCATTTCGAATCTACAGAAGTGAAGTTTAAAGGGTATGCACCGGTCGCTGAATACCTGGAAAACGGTAAAGACCTCTTTTTTGCTGATTCACTGGTCGGTAAAACAACTAACGGCTTGTATAGCCTTAAAAAAGCCGATATGCCCTCGCTTGGGGAACAGCCACTTAATGTCAATCATTATACCGGGAAGTTATTTGTGCTGATCAATGGCGCGTCAGGTTCTATGGCGGCGGTGGTCGCTGCTTTTCTGAAAGGCAACGGACGGGCAATATTTATCGGCGAAGAAAGCGGCGGCACCATGGAAGGGAATACTTCCCATCAATCGGCCAGATTGGTTTTACCTAATACTAAAATAAGAGTGACTATACCACTAATCAAAACAAGTAACGCTGTCGCTTATACCAAAGGCAGGGGTGTTGAACCGGATTATCAGGTAACTCCAAAAATAAATGATATTTTAATAGGGATAGATACCGAATTAAATTTCGCACGGGCCCTGATCTCATCAAAGAGATAA
- the metQ gene encoding methionine ABC transporter substrate-binding lipoprotein MetQ, producing the protein MKNLSLIAITVMVIGLAACGRKKQPNTSNHIKVGVESGPEYTVAQAAQKVAKDKYGLDVELVQFNDYVMPNEALSQGDIDLNVFQNKPYLDVQAKQRGYHFAILGNTFVYPLAGYSKKIKTIAELQDGNTIIIPNDPTNSGRSLLLLQKAGLLKLKNNVGLFPTVNDIIANPKNIKILQLEAPQLPRSLDDQKVTIAIINNTFAGPAGLVAKRDGIFVEDEKSPYVNIIVSREDNKDQDNIKKFVKAYQSPEVANAAEVAFKGGAIKGW; encoded by the coding sequence ATGAAAAATCTATCATTGATCGCCATCACTGTAATGGTTATTGGTTTAGCAGCCTGCGGAAGAAAAAAGCAACCAAATACCAGCAACCATATCAAAGTAGGCGTTGAGTCCGGGCCGGAATACACAGTGGCACAAGCAGCGCAAAAAGTCGCTAAAGACAAATACGGGCTGGACGTGGAACTGGTACAGTTCAACGACTATGTGATGCCTAATGAAGCGCTGAGCCAGGGTGATATCGATCTGAATGTTTTTCAGAATAAGCCTTACCTGGATGTACAGGCAAAACAGCGAGGCTATCATTTCGCCATCCTCGGCAACACCTTTGTTTACCCGTTGGCAGGTTATTCCAAAAAGATCAAAACCATTGCCGAATTGCAGGATGGGAATACGATTATCATTCCGAATGATCCAACGAACAGCGGCAGGTCTTTGCTTTTGCTGCAAAAGGCAGGTTTACTCAAACTAAAAAACAATGTGGGCCTGTTCCCGACCGTAAACGATATTATAGCCAATCCTAAAAATATAAAGATATTGCAACTGGAGGCCCCACAATTACCAAGATCACTGGATGATCAGAAAGTGACGATCGCGATCATCAATAATACATTTGCAGGACCGGCAGGCCTGGTGGCTAAAAGAGATGGCATTTTTGTGGAAGATGAGAAATCGCCTTATGTCAACATCATCGTATCAAGGGAAGATAACAAGGACCAGGATAATATCAAAAAATTCGTTAAAGCCTATCAATCTCCGGAAGTTGCCAACGCCGCAGAGGTCGCATTTAAGGGCGGGGCCATCAAAGGCTGGTAA
- a CDS encoding metallophosphoesterase — protein sequence MILQYCSDLHLEFPQNEAYIKATPIKPIGDILILAGDVTLFTRIDKQKDFFDYISDHFEATYWIPGNHEYYQSDISNRSGSFEEKIRSNVSLINNVVKKIGAHQLLFSTLWSSISLLNGWRIERGLNDFYQISYDGKRFQILDYNDFHANSLTFLRSLWKQIHRAKK from the coding sequence GTGATTTTACAGTACTGCTCCGATCTTCATTTAGAATTCCCCCAAAATGAAGCCTATATAAAAGCTACCCCCATTAAGCCCATAGGCGACATTTTGATATTGGCTGGCGATGTTACTTTGTTTACCAGGATAGACAAACAAAAGGACTTTTTTGATTATATCAGCGATCACTTTGAAGCAACCTATTGGATACCAGGAAATCACGAGTACTATCAAAGTGATATTTCAAATAGATCGGGGTCATTTGAAGAAAAGATCAGAAGTAATGTGTCATTGATAAATAATGTGGTTAAAAAAATTGGCGCGCATCAGTTGCTATTTTCCACTTTATGGTCGTCCATAAGCCTGTTAAATGGCTGGCGGATAGAACGTGGCCTGAATGATTTTTATCAAATTAGTTATGATGGGAAGCGTTTTCAAATCCTTGACTATAATGATTTTCATGCAAATAGTCTTACGTTTTTACGCTCGCTTTGGAAGCAGATACACCGGGCAAAAAAGTAG